Proteins encoded within one genomic window of Callithrix jacchus isolate 240 chromosome 11, calJac240_pri, whole genome shotgun sequence:
- the STARD3NL gene encoding STARD3 N-terminal-like protein isoform X1: MNHLPENMENALTGSQSSHASLRDIHSINPTQLMARIESYEGREKKGISDVRRTFCLFVTFDLLFVTLLWIIELNVNGGIENTLEKEVVQYDYYSSYFDIFLLAVFRFKVLILAYAVCRLRHWWAIACEMPNVNSAGSCVLQLTTAVTSAFLLAKVILSKLFSQGAFGYVLPIISFILAWIETWFLDFKVLPQEAEEENRLLIVQDASEREALIPGGLSDGQFYSPPESEAGSDEAEEKQDSEKPLLEL; the protein is encoded by the exons ATGAATCACCTGCCAGAAAACATGGAGAATGCTCTCACTGGGAGCCAGAGCTCCCACGCTTCTCTGCGAGACATCCATTCCATCAACCCCACACAACTCATGGCCAGGATTGAGTCCTATGAAGGCAGGGAAAAGAAAGGCATATCTGATGTCAGGAggactttctgtttgtttgtcaCCTTTGACCTCTTATTTGTAACATTACTGTGGATAATAGAATTAAAT GTGAATGGAGGCATTGAGAATACGTTAGAGAAAGAAGTGGTGCAGTATGACTACTACTCCTCATATTTTGATATATTC CTTTTGGCAGTTTTTCGATTTAAAGTATTAATACTTGCATACGCTGTGTGCAGACTGCGCCATTGGTGGGCAATAGCG TGTGAGATGCCTAATGTGAACAGTGCTGGATCATGTGTCTTGCAGTTGACAACGGCAGTGACCAGTGCCTTTTTACTAGCAAAAGTGATCCTTTCAAAG CTTTTCTCTCAAGGGGCTTTTGGCTATGTGCTGCCCATCATTTCCTTCATCCTGGCCTGGATTGAGACGTGGTTCCTCGATTTCAAAGTGTTACCTcaagaagcagaagaagaaaaca gaCTCCTGATAGTTCAGGATGCTTCAGAGAGGGAAGCACTTATACCTGGTGGTCTTTCTGATGGTCAGTTTTATTCCCCTCCTGAATCTGAAGCAG
- the STARD3NL gene encoding STARD3 N-terminal-like protein isoform X5: MNHLPENMENALTGSQSSHASLRDIHSINPTQLMARIESYEGREKKGISDVRRTFCLFVTFDLLFVTLLWIIELNVNGGIENTLEKEVVQYDYYSSYFDIFLLAVFRFKVLILAYAVCRLRHWWAIALTTAVTSAFLLAKVILSKLFSQGAFGYVLPIISFILAWIETWFLDFKVLPQEAEEENRSDEAEEKQDSEKPLLEL; the protein is encoded by the exons ATGAATCACCTGCCAGAAAACATGGAGAATGCTCTCACTGGGAGCCAGAGCTCCCACGCTTCTCTGCGAGACATCCATTCCATCAACCCCACACAACTCATGGCCAGGATTGAGTCCTATGAAGGCAGGGAAAAGAAAGGCATATCTGATGTCAGGAggactttctgtttgtttgtcaCCTTTGACCTCTTATTTGTAACATTACTGTGGATAATAGAATTAAAT GTGAATGGAGGCATTGAGAATACGTTAGAGAAAGAAGTGGTGCAGTATGACTACTACTCCTCATATTTTGATATATTC CTTTTGGCAGTTTTTCGATTTAAAGTATTAATACTTGCATACGCTGTGTGCAGACTGCGCCATTGGTGGGCAATAGCG TTGACAACGGCAGTGACCAGTGCCTTTTTACTAGCAAAAGTGATCCTTTCAAAG CTTTTCTCTCAAGGGGCTTTTGGCTATGTGCTGCCCATCATTTCCTTCATCCTGGCCTGGATTGAGACGTGGTTCCTCGATTTCAAAGTGTTACCTcaagaagcagaagaagaaaaca
- the STARD3NL gene encoding STARD3 N-terminal-like protein isoform X3 gives MNHLPENMENALTGSQSSHASLRDIHSINPTQLMARIESYEGREKKGISDVRRTFCLFVTFDLLFVTLLWIIELNVNGGIENTLEKEVVQYDYYSSYFDIFLLAVFRFKVLILAYAVCRLRHWWAIALFSQGAFGYVLPIISFILAWIETWFLDFKVLPQEAEEENRLLIVQDASEREALIPGGLSDGQFYSPPESEAGSDEAEEKQDSEKPLLEL, from the exons ATGAATCACCTGCCAGAAAACATGGAGAATGCTCTCACTGGGAGCCAGAGCTCCCACGCTTCTCTGCGAGACATCCATTCCATCAACCCCACACAACTCATGGCCAGGATTGAGTCCTATGAAGGCAGGGAAAAGAAAGGCATATCTGATGTCAGGAggactttctgtttgtttgtcaCCTTTGACCTCTTATTTGTAACATTACTGTGGATAATAGAATTAAAT GTGAATGGAGGCATTGAGAATACGTTAGAGAAAGAAGTGGTGCAGTATGACTACTACTCCTCATATTTTGATATATTC CTTTTGGCAGTTTTTCGATTTAAAGTATTAATACTTGCATACGCTGTGTGCAGACTGCGCCATTGGTGGGCAATAGCG CTTTTCTCTCAAGGGGCTTTTGGCTATGTGCTGCCCATCATTTCCTTCATCCTGGCCTGGATTGAGACGTGGTTCCTCGATTTCAAAGTGTTACCTcaagaagcagaagaagaaaaca gaCTCCTGATAGTTCAGGATGCTTCAGAGAGGGAAGCACTTATACCTGGTGGTCTTTCTGATGGTCAGTTTTATTCCCCTCCTGAATCTGAAGCAG
- the STARD3NL gene encoding STARD3 N-terminal-like protein isoform X2 — protein MNHLPENMENALTGSQSSHASLRDIHSINPTQLMARIESYEGREKKGISDVRRTFCLFVTFDLLFVTLLWIIELNVNGGIENTLEKEVVQYDYYSSYFDIFLLAVFRFKVLILAYAVCRLRHWWAIALTTAVTSAFLLAKVILSKLFSQGAFGYVLPIISFILAWIETWFLDFKVLPQEAEEENRLLIVQDASEREALIPGGLSDGQFYSPPESEAGSDEAEEKQDSEKPLLEL, from the exons ATGAATCACCTGCCAGAAAACATGGAGAATGCTCTCACTGGGAGCCAGAGCTCCCACGCTTCTCTGCGAGACATCCATTCCATCAACCCCACACAACTCATGGCCAGGATTGAGTCCTATGAAGGCAGGGAAAAGAAAGGCATATCTGATGTCAGGAggactttctgtttgtttgtcaCCTTTGACCTCTTATTTGTAACATTACTGTGGATAATAGAATTAAAT GTGAATGGAGGCATTGAGAATACGTTAGAGAAAGAAGTGGTGCAGTATGACTACTACTCCTCATATTTTGATATATTC CTTTTGGCAGTTTTTCGATTTAAAGTATTAATACTTGCATACGCTGTGTGCAGACTGCGCCATTGGTGGGCAATAGCG TTGACAACGGCAGTGACCAGTGCCTTTTTACTAGCAAAAGTGATCCTTTCAAAG CTTTTCTCTCAAGGGGCTTTTGGCTATGTGCTGCCCATCATTTCCTTCATCCTGGCCTGGATTGAGACGTGGTTCCTCGATTTCAAAGTGTTACCTcaagaagcagaagaagaaaaca gaCTCCTGATAGTTCAGGATGCTTCAGAGAGGGAAGCACTTATACCTGGTGGTCTTTCTGATGGTCAGTTTTATTCCCCTCCTGAATCTGAAGCAG
- the STARD3NL gene encoding STARD3 N-terminal-like protein isoform X4 yields MNHLPENMENALTGSQSSHASLRDIHSINPTQLMARIESYEGREKKGISDVRRTFCLFVTFDLLFVTLLWIIELNVNGGIENTLEKEVVQYDYYSSYFDIFLLAVFRFKVLILAYAVCRLRHWWAIACEMPNVNSAGSCVLQLTTAVTSAFLLAKVILSKLFSQGAFGYVLPIISFILAWIETWFLDFKVLPQEAEEENRSDEAEEKQDSEKPLLEL; encoded by the exons ATGAATCACCTGCCAGAAAACATGGAGAATGCTCTCACTGGGAGCCAGAGCTCCCACGCTTCTCTGCGAGACATCCATTCCATCAACCCCACACAACTCATGGCCAGGATTGAGTCCTATGAAGGCAGGGAAAAGAAAGGCATATCTGATGTCAGGAggactttctgtttgtttgtcaCCTTTGACCTCTTATTTGTAACATTACTGTGGATAATAGAATTAAAT GTGAATGGAGGCATTGAGAATACGTTAGAGAAAGAAGTGGTGCAGTATGACTACTACTCCTCATATTTTGATATATTC CTTTTGGCAGTTTTTCGATTTAAAGTATTAATACTTGCATACGCTGTGTGCAGACTGCGCCATTGGTGGGCAATAGCG TGTGAGATGCCTAATGTGAACAGTGCTGGATCATGTGTCTTGCAGTTGACAACGGCAGTGACCAGTGCCTTTTTACTAGCAAAAGTGATCCTTTCAAAG CTTTTCTCTCAAGGGGCTTTTGGCTATGTGCTGCCCATCATTTCCTTCATCCTGGCCTGGATTGAGACGTGGTTCCTCGATTTCAAAGTGTTACCTcaagaagcagaagaagaaaaca